The Leptospira meyeri region CTTCTGAATTAAAAAGTGCTTCTTTTATGACAGAAAATCTTTCTGCGACCATCTCTAGTTCATCTAAAAGTTTTTCTGAAGAAACGATATAAAATGCTCCATAAGGGAACTCTGCATTTTGTTCCGCTTTGAGAGTGAACTCTTGAAGATGGGTTTGAATTTTATTTCGATTCCAAGTCCATTCATTTTCTGTGACTAAAGATTCTGTAAAAATCGGAATAAAGATGGATTTGATGGTAAAAATTTCTAACTGGTTGAGTCGGAAAGGTTCTTCTTTGGAATCTTCATCCTCTTCCCAAATTTTTCCCATGTTTTCTGTTAAGGATCTTAAAATCGGATTTTTTAATCCATTGGAAAGTTGTAATACAGAAAGTTCCTTTATTTTTTGAGAAGAGGATTCTTCGAAGATTAAATCTTCAGGATTTGTAAAATTAGGGTTTGGAAGTTCGTAACCCTCTCCCATAAACCTTTCTAAATTTCTAACATAATCAAAAGAGGGGATGGGGTTTTCATCATAGAATCGACTATATGATGTTAATGGCAATTCAATTGCGTCTTTGATCTCCATAGCATTCATTACTTCGAATAAAGTGGAACATGGTTCAAATTCCTTATCTTCTAATGTATTTTTACCAACATAAGAAAAGGTGATACTTTCTTCCGCTGATAAGATTGATTCCCAAAAAAGTGATTCTTGAATTTCTCTTCGATTAAGATCCCATGGTTTGGAATCATACCTTCTTAAATTAAACCGAGATCGATCAATAGAGCCGGGGAACTTTCCTTCGCCAAGGCCTGCAATGTACACATGCAAAAATGGAATGGGTCTCATTGGTTGTAAAAGAGAAACAGTAACTCCTTCCGTTAAATAATTACCACGTTGCATGGGAATATCGGAAAAAACTTCTTCCGTCAGTAAGGAGATCATATCCAAAAAATCTTTTGTTTCTTTCCAGTCCGACTCACACCAGGTTTGGATAGAACGTAGCCATTGATTGAAATATATACGTTCCCTTTCCCATTCTGCTTCGAAAAAAAATAATTTTAGAAATAAGTTTTCGATAATGGAATAACGTTTTTCTTTCGGTGCCTTCCATACTTTTTCTTTTAGTTCAATGCGAATTTCTTTAATTCGATTCCATATCTCTACAAATTGAATGATTGTTTTTTCAGAAGAAATTTGTTTTGTTACAATTCTTTGTTCAGACCAAGCCGATTCTTCATCAGCGACCATAGAGACCACGGCTCTTTTGAGGCCAAATGAAATTGTATATGGATTGTATTCGTTTTCTTCTTCGTATATCGAACCTAATGAATCAATCAATTCAAGAACTTTTAAAGAAGTTTCATCTTCGTTTAAATCGTTTGGCCCGATAATAAGTGGATTTTTAAATAAGGTCTGGATGTCTTCTTTTTCGAATCGATTGTTTTTGATACAGCGGAACAATGTCGACAATGTTAAATAAAGTTGCGAAGTATCTTTTGCTACTAGATCAGTAATAGAGTAAGGTATCTTGATGAGTTTTGGTAGATTTGTTTCTTTTTCTGTTGCGTAAATGCCACCGTCAAATACCCATTCGACGGCAGACCGATATTCATTCATGTTTGGAACTAAAATTGCAAAATCAAGTAAATTGATATTTCCTTTGTTTGAATTAATTTTGTTTAATATGTCATGAACAATTGCCTCTATCTCACGATACACAGAAGGTGCATTCCACACTCGAACAGTTTGGTCTTCTAAATAGTTCTCTTCTTTGAATGCTTCTTCTAACAAAATTGCTTTTAATTTAGATAACATTCCTCCGTTGGCAAATTTAGGTTTTTGTTTTATGTATTGGTCTTTTGAAAATTCTTTTGCTAAAAAGGATTGTGGTTTTGAAAACTTAGATAAAAAGTTTTTTGTTTTTTCTGGATTTTTTCCGATGGTTTTGCCGTTATGAAACTGATAGATATGAACGTTTAATTGAGAGTTTACGGGTCCAGCTGCTACTTTTAAAAAGTCGATGTATGTTCCAGAAAGGTTAGACAAACAAAACAAATGTAAGTTGCCTATGAGTGGCAAATCTTTACCTTCTTCCAAATAATGGAATAAGTTTTTTGGTTTTGTCTTATCTTTGTAAATCTCTGAGTAAATTTTTTTTTCTAGTTCCCAATATGGGTCTTTTTTAATTTCATTTGGAAGGGTTTTGGTTTCTAAACCAAGCCAATCTTTAATCCAGCTTTCTCGGTTTAATTCATAATCTTTGAAGTATCTCGTTAGTACATCGGCGAGATAATACATCCTAGGGATTTCTTCTAGATATGTTTGGATTTCTGGGAATTTTTTTAACAGTGCGTCTTGTTTTTGGTAGAGAAGAGAAAAACAATCTCGTTTGACTGTTTCATATTGGTATAAAGCCGATTCTTCTTCGTATATTTGTATATTCTTATTTTCGAAAATTATTTTTAAAATTGCTTTTTCTAAAAATGTAAATTCTATATTTAATGAAAGATAAGACGGATCAAATTTTGGTAAATTCAATCGCAACCAAGGGATCAGGTTTTGATTCGGAACCACAACCAATGGTCTTTTGAGTGGGTTTACCTTTTGGTCTTCTGCAATTCGTTTCCCAAGTTCGGTGGTAATTTCATTTAGATGAAGACCTGCGTAGTAATGTATCGGCAACGGGGTTCCCTTTTTTGGTAATTCGTACTGAATCTAATCCTGTAACGATCAAAGTCCATTCTAATCTATTTAAGAAATGGAAAAATAAAGGTGGGGGCGCCACTTCCGGCTATCCGCTCCAATCTTTCTCTTCGAGAAAGGATTTCCGCTACTATCCGGGGCGCATAAGATTTTTGTTATCTGTGGATCAAAAAAGGAATTGATTTAGAAGATCAAAATGGGAGAGGAAATCCCCTCCCAAGCAACGGTGAGTCGTTATGAGTGAAATAGTTTTTTATTCACTTTCAAAACGAAGTGTTGATGCACTGGATGTGCTGTGTTTAAAGGTTGTTGTGTATAGAGACACAGGTTTTGGAACCGCATACATTGGATCAATATTGTCAA contains the following coding sequences:
- a CDS encoding exodeoxyribonuclease V subunit gamma codes for the protein MPIHYYAGLHLNEITTELGKRIAEDQKVNPLKRPLVVVPNQNLIPWLRLNLPKFDPSYLSLNIEFTFLEKAILKIIFENKNIQIYEEESALYQYETVKRDCFSLLYQKQDALLKKFPEIQTYLEEIPRMYYLADVLTRYFKDYELNRESWIKDWLGLETKTLPNEIKKDPYWELEKKIYSEIYKDKTKPKNLFHYLEEGKDLPLIGNLHLFCLSNLSGTYIDFLKVAAGPVNSQLNVHIYQFHNGKTIGKNPEKTKNFLSKFSKPQSFLAKEFSKDQYIKQKPKFANGGMLSKLKAILLEEAFKEENYLEDQTVRVWNAPSVYREIEAIVHDILNKINSNKGNINLLDFAILVPNMNEYRSAVEWVFDGGIYATEKETNLPKLIKIPYSITDLVAKDTSQLYLTLSTLFRCIKNNRFEKEDIQTLFKNPLIIGPNDLNEDETSLKVLELIDSLGSIYEEENEYNPYTISFGLKRAVVSMVADEESAWSEQRIVTKQISSEKTIIQFVEIWNRIKEIRIELKEKVWKAPKEKRYSIIENLFLKLFFFEAEWERERIYFNQWLRSIQTWCESDWKETKDFLDMISLLTEEVFSDIPMQRGNYLTEGVTVSLLQPMRPIPFLHVYIAGLGEGKFPGSIDRSRFNLRRYDSKPWDLNRREIQESLFWESILSAEESITFSYVGKNTLEDKEFEPCSTLFEVMNAMEIKDAIELPLTSYSRFYDENPIPSFDYVRNLERFMGEGYELPNPNFTNPEDLIFEESSSQKIKELSVLQLSNGLKNPILRSLTENMGKIWEEDEDSKEEPFRLNQLEIFTIKSIFIPIFTESLVTENEWTWNRNKIQTHLQEFTLKAEQNAEFPYGAFYIVSSEKLLDELEMVAERFSVIKEALFNSEDHLVFQRAVSIGDTGLRDCKKLSPYQITATHTLVGEWENMIEKDGVYYWFYTGSLYDKPKYPNEHLKDYFGKMAYILLSACLFRVTGNRLVIIPANSKDFKNNVWIDMTQLSEVDCKMYLESVFQLVTDENPKYIPSAGLNLFFAKHNLEEIETDLTTIDKLWNDFLIEESESILEFENRLMKLSPYTKVLLDEFSIQSVINIFLPLLKKGFS